A stretch of Henckelia pumila isolate YLH828 chromosome 4, ASM3356847v2, whole genome shotgun sequence DNA encodes these proteins:
- the LOC140860149 gene encoding probable galacturonosyltransferase-like 4 isoform X1, with protein sequence MANWSSHSSHFLLLGLLSLLLLHPTTNTTAAIRLHIVQKPTPSSATTVPAFREAPAFRNGNTCSSRHNKDGMINIIHIVMPLDSNYIRGTIAAVLSILQHSTCPENVSFHFLSAHLEPEIYSLIKSTFPYLTFKMYHFDSNRVRGKISKSIRQALDQPLNYARIYMSDILPIDVKRVIYLDSDIIVVDDIAKLWGVDLGDKVLAAPEYCHANFTNYFTDAFWSDVKLSRTFEGRHPCYFNTGVMVVDVDQWRKGGYTQKVEEWMAVQKQKRIYHLGSLPPILLIFAGNIKPVDHRWNQHGLGGDNLEGKCRGLHPGPISLLHWSGKGKPWLRLDSRRTCTVDYLWAPYDLYRSSRVALED encoded by the coding sequence ATGGCCAATTGGAGCTCCCATTCATCTCATTTCCTCCTCCTCGGCCTCCTGTCTCTCCTCCTCCTCCACCCGACCACCAACACCACCGCGGCCATCCGCCTCCACATTGTCCAAAAACCAACCCCTTCCTCCGCCACCACCGTTCCCGCCTTCCGGGAAGCACCGGCCTTTCGCAATGGCAACACATGCAGCAGCAGGCATAATAAAGATGgcatgatcaatatcatccacatTGTCATGCCTCTCGATTCAAATTACATCAGAGGGACGATTGCAGCGGTGTTATCCATCTTGCAGCATTCCACCTGCCCGGAGAACGTCTCCTTCCACTTCCTATCCGCCCATCTCGAGCCGGAAATATACTCCTTGATCAAGTCCACCTTCCCTTACCTCACCTTCAAGATGTACCACTTCGATTCCAACAGGGTTCGTGGGAAGATCTCTAAATCCATAAGGCAAGCCCTGGACCAGCCCCTCAACTACGCGCGAATATACATGTCCGACATCCTCCCTATAGACGTGAAACGTGTGATATATTTAGACTCAGACATCATAGTGGTGGATGATATAGCAAAACTATGGGGTGTGGATTTAGGTGACAAGGTGTTGGCAGCACCAGAGTATTGCCATGCAAACTTCACAAACTATTTCACCGACGCATTCTGGTCGGACGTGAAGTTGTCTAGGACGTTTGAGGGACGACATCCGTGCTATTTCAACACCGGTGTGATGGTGGTGGATGTCGATCAATGGAGGAAAGGAGGATACACCCAGAAGGTAGAGGAGTGGATGGCAGTACAAAAGCAAAAAAGAATATATCATTTAGGATCATTGCCTCCTATTTTACTCATTTTTGCAGGTAATATTAAGCCAGTGGATCATAGGTGGAATCAGCACGGTTTAGGGGGAGACAATTTAGAAGGGAAATGTAGAGGACTTCACCCTGGCCCCATCAGCCTCCTACATTGGAGTGGTAAAGGTAAACCATGGTTGAGATTGGACTCTAGGAGGACATGCACCGTCGATTACCTGTGGGCGCCCTACGATCTCTACCGTTCCTCTCGCGTCGCGTTAGAAGACTGA
- the LOC140860149 gene encoding probable galacturonosyltransferase-like 4 isoform X2 — MANWSSHSSHFLLLGLLSLLLLHPTTNTTAAIRLHIVQKPTPSSATTVPAFREAPAFRNGNTCSSRHNKDGMINIIHIVMPLDSNYIRGTIAAVLSILQHSTCPENVSFHFLSAHLEPEIYSLIKSTFPYLTFKMYHFDSNRVRGKISKSIRQALDQPLNYARIYMSDILPIDVKRVIYLDSDIIVVDDIAKLWGVDLGDKVLAAPEYCHANFTNYFTDAFWSDVKLSRTFEGRHPCYFNTGVMVVDVDQWRKGGYTQKVILSQWIIGGISTV, encoded by the exons ATGGCCAATTGGAGCTCCCATTCATCTCATTTCCTCCTCCTCGGCCTCCTGTCTCTCCTCCTCCTCCACCCGACCACCAACACCACCGCGGCCATCCGCCTCCACATTGTCCAAAAACCAACCCCTTCCTCCGCCACCACCGTTCCCGCCTTCCGGGAAGCACCGGCCTTTCGCAATGGCAACACATGCAGCAGCAGGCATAATAAAGATGgcatgatcaatatcatccacatTGTCATGCCTCTCGATTCAAATTACATCAGAGGGACGATTGCAGCGGTGTTATCCATCTTGCAGCATTCCACCTGCCCGGAGAACGTCTCCTTCCACTTCCTATCCGCCCATCTCGAGCCGGAAATATACTCCTTGATCAAGTCCACCTTCCCTTACCTCACCTTCAAGATGTACCACTTCGATTCCAACAGGGTTCGTGGGAAGATCTCTAAATCCATAAGGCAAGCCCTGGACCAGCCCCTCAACTACGCGCGAATATACATGTCCGACATCCTCCCTATAGACGTGAAACGTGTGATATATTTAGACTCAGACATCATAGTGGTGGATGATATAGCAAAACTATGGGGTGTGGATTTAGGTGACAAGGTGTTGGCAGCACCAGAGTATTGCCATGCAAACTTCACAAACTATTTCACCGACGCATTCTGGTCGGACGTGAAGTTGTCTAGGACGTTTGAGGGACGACATCCGTGCTATTTCAACACCGGTGTGATGGTGGTGGATGTCGATCAATGGAGGAAAGGAGGATACACCCAGAAG GTAATATTAAGCCAGTGGATCATAGGTGGAATCAGCACGGTTTAG